From one Asterias amurensis chromosome 14, ASM3211899v1 genomic stretch:
- the LOC139947311 gene encoding LOW QUALITY PROTEIN: alpha-1A adrenergic receptor-like (The sequence of the model RefSeq protein was modified relative to this genomic sequence to represent the inferred CDS: inserted 1 base in 1 codon) yields MDKNESNWSEFTSTQGAVVTDCQNVFCIFTFALFFLTVALIVVLNSVCLVVLRRVRGIPETTKMFMMSLTLSDLCFGIFYGSASLYYFISKWIISGPLCKVLPYVIATLITINALSMVLLTIDRFLAITYSLHYPRLMTLKRSKVMVTLVWSLTIIIYSAWYCLYKSELEMIKEIHAFYCVKQDFLRYILISISGVALGTILTLYAYILKIARRQARLIAAQNTIGNIEGRQNVPGPISTKSATTVIIITGANCLRWIPVTIXSLLLSTDINLPMNMYVIGSTVQISNCWLNCIIYYWRNREFKQALQNLRSSCCHRL; encoded by the exons ATGGATAAAAATGAATCCAATTGGTCAGAATTTACTTCAACGCAGGGGGCTGTGGTTACAGATTGTCAAAACGTTTTCTGCATTTTTACATTTGCGCTATTTTTTCTAACAGTAGCTCTGATTGTGGTTTTGAATTCAGTATGTCTCGTGGTTTTACGTCGTGTCAGAGGCATCCCAGAAACCACCAAGATGTTTATGATGTCCCTCACACTCTCTGACCTCTGTTTTGGAATATTCTATGGAAGTGCTAGtctgtattatttcatatccAAATGGATAATCAGTGGCCCTTTATGCAAAGTTTTGCCATATGTTATagcaa ctttaatcacAATAAATGCTCTATCAATGGTTTTGTTGACAATTGATCGATTCTTAGCCATTACCTACTCACTGCATTATCCCAGGCTGATGACActaaaaaggtcaaaggtcatggtcACACTGGTATGGAGTTTGACCATAATAATATATTCTGCCTGGTATTGCCTTTATAAATCAGAATTGGAAATGATCAAAGAAATACATGCATTTTATTGTGTGAAGCAAGATTTTCTTCGGTATATATTAATTTCAATTTCCGGAGTTGCGCTTGGAACAATCCTGACACTTTATGCGTACATTCTGAAAATTGCCAGACGTCAGGCACGACTGATCGCTGCTCAGAATACCATTGGTAACATTGAAGGGAGACAGAATGTTCCAGGGCCGATCAGTACAAAGTCTGCTACCACTGTCATCATTATAACAGGCGCTAATTGTCTTCGGTGGATTCCTGTAACAA AGTCGTTGTTGTTATCAACCGATATCAATCTACCAATGAATATGTACGTCATTGGTTCTACTGTACAAATCAGCAACTGTTGGTTGAATTGCATCATCTACTATTGGAGGAACAGGGAGTTTAAGCAAGCACTGCAGAATTTAAGATCATCATGCTGTCACCGACTTTAG